One region of Rhizobium sp. 007 genomic DNA includes:
- a CDS encoding non-ribosomal peptide synthetase, with translation MPPGAGDLAESIVKVLSRAGPQELPAIAAVSRHEPLVLSFAQQRLWFLAQLDEGSTNYHIPLALRLRGGLDRTAWQRSLDRLFARHEALRSVFVAPEGKPRVEVLPPDAGLPVLEHDLRDRPDAEAALLDLCHEEARTPFDLARGPLIRGRLVRMSDAEHVFLLTQHHIVSDGWSLGVLVRELSSLYRAFEAGEDDPLPPLAIQYPDYAAWQRQWLSGDRLQAQAQYWRGSLSGAPARLALPTDRARPAQQSFAGASVPVVIDADLTRGLKRLSRQHGTTLFMTVLAAWAAVLSRLSGQDDLVIGVPSANRGRREIEELIGFFVNTLALRMNLSDEPSVSELLERTRRTALAAQEHQDLPFEQVVEIVKPPRHLDHTPLFQVMLAWQNNAVGSFDLAGLSVEAAGDGLDQVKFDLELSLGECDEVIAGTLGYATALFDQATIERQRGYLLALLRAMVADAGQPVGRIDILPAAERSYLLEELNRTEADYRSDLCVHELFEAQVRRAPDAVALVFEEQSISYGALNAQANRLAHHLIGLGVKPDDRVAICLERSPAMVVGLLAILKAGGAYVPLDPAYPSARLRQVLDDAAPRLLLCDAAGRAALGPEALFDLNVVDLSDGERPWAGQSADDPDPRALGLTARHLAYVIYTSGSTGTPKGVMVEHASTVNLLHWSSDVFAESEISRTLFSTSISFDLSVYECFVPLSQGGTLYLVEDALALAQTSLDVSLINTVPSAIAALVDKQAVPASTRVINSCGERLKADLIERVFECSGAEKICNLYAPSETTTYSTWICMPRGEAVVETIGRPIANTRVYLLDGHGAPVPFGAAGELYIGGAGVARGYLNRPELTAERFIASPFVDGDRLYRTGDLGRYLPDGNLEFLGRNDEQVKIRGFRIEPGEIAARLGEHAWVREAVVVARQDRAGDKHLVAYVVCGPEAGSDDDDGSRLAGALRAHLGGRLPDYMVPSAFVRLAALPLTANGKLDRKGLPAPEDDAYARAAYEAPQGGIETALAAIWAELLGVERVGRHDHFFELGGHSLLAVQLSSRLSQAVGVALPLTRLFANPVLADLAASIVEALSRAGPQELPAIAAVSRHEPLVLSFAQQRLWFLAQLDEGSTNYHIPLALRLRGGLDRTAWQRSLDRLFARHEALRSVFVAPEGKPRVEVLPPDAGLPVLEHDLRGRPDAEAALLDLCHEEARTPFDLARGPLIRGRLIRMSDAEHVFLLTQHHIVSDGWSMGVLVRELSQLYRAFAAGEDDPLPPLAIQYPDYAAWQRQWLSGERLQSQAQYWRDTLAGAPALLALPTDRARPAQQSFAGASVPVVIDADLTRGLKRLSRQHGTTLFMTVLAAWGAVLSRLSGQDDLLIGVPSANRGRREVEELIGFFVNTLAVRMNLSGAPSVSELLERTRRTALAAQEHQDLPFEQVVEIVQPPRALDHTPLFQVMLAWQNNAVETFDLPGLSVKAVGEGLDQVKFDLELSLGEQGEVIAGTLGYATALFDRATIERQRGYLLALLRAMVADAEQPVGRIDILPAAERSYLLEELNRTDADYPSDLCIHALFEAQVQKAPDAVAVVHEDETLSYGELNARANRLAHHLIGLGVRPGDCVATMLDRSVALVVAQLAILKAGGVYVPVDRALPSARQEWLLADCAARLVLGKSDDDDLVEATIPVLPIEPLMVGTGCSADPGLALSAEAAAYVMYTSGSTGLPKGVVVPHRAVNRLVINNGYAKIDAGDRMAWAGNPAFDASTFEVWAPLLNGGCIIAMDATTISSSNFAKALKQQRVTSLFLTTVLFNQYTSSIAPTLAQLKYLLCGGERNDLPSFLRLLREEGPVRLVHCYGPTETTTFATVCEITAIDETFRRLPIGRPIANTRVYLLDGHGAPVPFGAVGELYIGGAGVARGYLNRPELTAERFLADPFSDEAGARMYRTGDLARYLPDGNLEFLGRNDDQVKIRGFRIEPGEIAARLCEHDRVREAVVVAREDTTGDKHLVAYVVCGPEAGSDDEDGGGLAGALRAHLGGRLPDYMVPSAFVRLAALPLTANGKLDRKGLPAPEDDAYARAAYEAPQGGIETALAAIWAELLGVERVGRHDHFFELGGHSLLAVQLMERLRRLSLGVEVRTLFARPVLADLAASLGSHHEVAVPANLITEQSTAITPQMLPLAELAQPEIDRIVATVPGGVGNIQDIYGLSPLQDGILFHHLLASRGDPYLLVSQMAFAERGLLDRYLAAVQQVVDRHDILRTAFVWEGLSSPAQVVWRKAPLQVSEVELNDCDGSGADELRRRFDPRRQRIDLGRAPLLRFVIAREPGSGRWLLLELQHHLIGDHTTLEVMHAEVRPC, from the coding sequence TTGCCACCCGGTGCTGGCGATCTGGCAGAAAGCATCGTCAAGGTGTTGAGCCGCGCTGGTCCGCAAGAGCTGCCGGCGATTGCGGCCGTGTCGCGTCATGAGCCGCTTGTGCTGTCGTTCGCGCAGCAGCGGCTATGGTTTTTGGCGCAGCTGGACGAGGGCAGCACGAACTATCACATTCCGCTGGCCTTGCGGCTGCGTGGTGGGCTCGACCGCACCGCCTGGCAGCGCAGCCTTGACCGTTTGTTTGCCCGTCATGAGGCGCTGCGCAGTGTCTTTGTCGCACCGGAGGGCAAGCCCCGGGTTGAGGTTCTGCCGCCGGATGCGGGGCTGCCGGTGCTGGAGCACGATCTGCGGGACAGGCCGGATGCAGAGGCGGCGCTTCTGGATCTGTGCCATGAAGAGGCGCGCACGCCATTCGATCTTGCGCGCGGGCCGCTGATCCGCGGGCGTCTGGTCCGGATGTCGGATGCGGAACACGTCTTCCTGCTGACCCAGCACCATATCGTCTCGGATGGCTGGTCGCTGGGCGTGCTGGTGCGTGAACTGAGCAGCCTTTACCGGGCGTTCGAGGCTGGAGAGGACGATCCTTTGCCGCCGCTGGCGATCCAGTATCCGGATTATGCCGCCTGGCAACGCCAATGGCTGTCGGGGGACCGGCTGCAGGCCCAGGCGCAATATTGGCGCGGCAGCCTGTCCGGCGCTCCGGCCCGACTTGCCTTGCCGACGGACCGTGCGCGTCCGGCCCAGCAGTCGTTTGCCGGGGCCAGTGTGCCTGTTGTCATCGATGCGGATCTGACGCGGGGGCTGAAGCGGCTGAGCCGGCAGCATGGCACGACCTTGTTCATGACGGTGCTGGCGGCCTGGGCGGCGGTGCTGTCGCGTCTGTCGGGGCAGGACGACCTTGTGATCGGCGTGCCGAGCGCCAATCGCGGCCGGCGCGAGATCGAGGAGTTGATCGGCTTCTTCGTCAACACCCTGGCGCTTCGCATGAACCTGTCGGACGAGCCGAGCGTGTCGGAGCTTCTGGAACGGACGCGGCGCACGGCGCTGGCTGCACAGGAGCATCAGGACCTGCCGTTCGAGCAGGTGGTGGAGATCGTCAAGCCGCCCCGGCATCTTGATCACACGCCGTTGTTCCAGGTGATGTTGGCCTGGCAGAACAACGCCGTCGGGTCGTTCGACCTTGCCGGGCTGAGCGTGGAGGCGGCCGGGGACGGGCTCGATCAGGTCAAGTTCGATCTGGAGCTGAGCCTTGGCGAGTGTGATGAGGTCATAGCCGGAACGTTGGGTTATGCCACGGCGCTGTTCGATCAGGCGACGATCGAGCGGCAGCGTGGTTATCTGCTGGCGTTGCTGCGGGCGATGGTTGCCGATGCGGGGCAGCCGGTCGGCCGCATCGACATCCTGCCGGCCGCCGAGCGCAGCTATCTGCTGGAGGAGTTGAACCGGACGGAAGCGGACTACCGGTCGGATCTGTGCGTGCATGAGCTGTTCGAAGCGCAGGTGCGCCGGGCGCCCGATGCCGTCGCGCTGGTCTTCGAAGAGCAGTCGATCTCCTATGGCGCGCTCAACGCCCAGGCCAACCGGCTGGCCCATCATCTGATCGGGCTCGGGGTCAAGCCGGACGACCGTGTGGCCATCTGCCTTGAGCGCAGCCCGGCGATGGTGGTGGGTCTTTTGGCGATCCTCAAGGCGGGCGGCGCCTATGTTCCGCTGGATCCCGCCTATCCGTCGGCGCGGCTGCGGCAGGTGCTTGACGATGCCGCACCGCGGCTGCTGCTTTGCGATGCCGCCGGCCGCGCCGCGCTCGGCCCGGAGGCGCTTTTCGATCTGAACGTGGTCGATCTCTCGGACGGCGAGCGTCCATGGGCCGGCCAGTCCGCTGACGATCCCGACCCACGCGCCCTTGGCCTGACCGCGCGCCATCTCGCCTATGTCATCTACACCTCAGGCTCCACCGGAACCCCAAAGGGCGTCATGGTCGAGCATGCCAGCACCGTCAACCTGCTGCATTGGAGCAGCGACGTGTTTGCGGAGTCAGAGATCAGCCGCACGCTGTTTTCTACCTCGATCAGTTTTGATCTGTCCGTCTATGAGTGCTTCGTGCCGCTGTCGCAAGGAGGCACACTTTATCTTGTCGAGGATGCGCTGGCGCTGGCGCAGACGTCCTTGGATGTCTCCTTGATCAACACGGTCCCCTCGGCGATCGCCGCTCTGGTCGACAAGCAAGCCGTGCCGGCTTCGACACGCGTCATCAATTCATGCGGTGAGCGGCTGAAGGCAGATCTGATCGAGAGGGTCTTCGAGTGCAGTGGCGCAGAGAAGATCTGTAATCTGTACGCTCCTTCGGAAACGACGACGTACTCGACCTGGATTTGCATGCCGAGGGGAGAGGCTGTCGTTGAGACGATCGGCCGCCCGATTGCCAACACGCGGGTGTATCTGCTGGACGGTCATGGTGCGCCCGTGCCGTTCGGGGCGGCGGGTGAGCTTTACATCGGCGGGGCAGGGGTGGCGCGGGGCTACCTGAACCGTCCCGAGCTGACGGCGGAGCGGTTCATCGCCAGTCCCTTTGTGGACGGCGATCGGCTGTACCGGACCGGCGACCTGGGGCGCTATCTGCCGGACGGCAATCTAGAGTTTTTGGGCCGTAACGACGAGCAGGTGAAGATCCGCGGCTTCCGCATCGAGCCGGGCGAGATCGCCGCACGGCTTGGCGAGCACGCCTGGGTGCGCGAGGCGGTGGTGGTGGCGCGCCAGGACCGTGCCGGCGACAAGCACCTTGTCGCCTATGTCGTGTGTGGACCCGAGGCCGGATCGGACGACGACGATGGAAGCCGGCTGGCCGGCGCCTTGCGGGCGCATCTGGGCGGGCGGCTGCCGGACTACATGGTGCCGTCGGCATTCGTGCGGCTTGCGGCGCTGCCCTTGACGGCGAACGGCAAGCTCGACCGCAAGGGACTGCCGGCGCCGGAGGACGACGCCTATGCGCGGGCGGCCTATGAGGCGCCGCAAGGCGGGATCGAGACGGCGCTGGCCGCGATCTGGGCCGAGCTTCTCGGTGTCGAGCGCGTCGGACGCCACGACCACTTCTTCGAACTCGGCGGCCACTCGCTCCTGGCGGTGCAGCTCTCGAGCCGGCTGTCGCAGGCTGTTGGCGTCGCGCTGCCGCTGACGAGGCTGTTTGCCAACCCGGTGCTGGCGGATCTGGCAGCAAGCATCGTCGAGGCGTTGAGCCGCGCTGGTCCGCAAGAGCTGCCGGCGATTGCGGCCGTGTCGCGTCATGAGCCGCTTGTGCTGTCGTTCGCGCAGCAGCGGCTATGGTTTTTGGCGCAGCTGGACGAGGGCAGCACGAACTATCACATTCCGCTGGCCTTGCGGCTGCGTGGTGGGCTCGACCGCACCGCCTGGCAGCGCAGCCTTGACCGTTTGTTTGCCCGTCATGAGGCGCTGCGCAGTGTCTTTGTCGCGCCGGAGGGCAAGCCCCGGGTTGAGGTTCTGCCGCCGGATGCGGGGCTGCCGGTGCTGGAGCACGATCTGCGGGGCCGGCCGGATGCAGAGGCGGCGCTTCTGGATCTGTGCCATGAAGAGGCGCGCACGCCATTCGATCTTGCGCGCGGGCCGCTGATCCGCGGGCGTCTGATCCGGATGTCGGATGCGGAGCACGTCTTCCTGTTGACCCAGCATCATATCGTCTCGGACGGCTGGTCGATGGGCGTGCTGGTGCGTGAACTCAGTCAGCTTTACCGGGCGTTTGCGGCTGGAGAGGACGATCCTTTGCCGCCGCTGGCGATCCAGTACCCGGATTATGCCGCCTGGCAACGGCAATGGCTGTCGGGGGAACGGCTGCAGAGCCAGGCGCAGTATTGGCGCGACACCCTGGCAGGCGCTCCGGCCCTTCTTGCCTTGCCGACGGACCGTGCGCGTCCGGCCCAGCAGTCGTTTGCCGGGGCCAGTGTGCCTGTTGTCATCGATGCGGATCTGACGCGGGGTCTGAAGCGGCTGAGCCGGCAGCATGGCACGACCTTGTTCATGACGGTGCTGGCGGCCTGGGGCGCGGTGCTGTCGCGTCTGTCGGGTCAGGACGACCTTTTGATCGGTGTGCCGAGCGCCAATCGCGGCCGGCGCGAGGTCGAGGAGCTGATCGGCTTCTTCGTCAACACCCTGGCGGTTCGCATGAACCTGTCGGGCGCGCCGAGCGTGTCGGAGCTTCTGGAACGGACGCGGCGCACGGCCCTGGCTGCGCAGGAGCATCAGGACCTGCCGTTCGAGCAGGTGGTCGAGATCGTCCAGCCGCCCCGGGCTCTTGATCACACGCCGTTGTTCCAGGTGATGTTGGCCTGGCAGAACAATGCCGTCGAGACCTTCGATCTTCCCGGATTGAGCGTGAAGGCCGTGGGGGAGGGGCTCGACCAGGTCAAGTTCGATCTCGAACTGAGCCTTGGAGAGCAGGGCGAGGTGATCGCCGGGACCCTGGGTTATGCCACGGCGCTGTTCGACCGGGCGACGATCGAGCGGCAGCGCGGCTATCTGCTGGCGTTGCTGCGGGCGATGGTTGCCGATGCCGAGCAGCCGGTCGGCCGCATCGACATCCTGCCGGCCGCCGAGCGCAGCTACCTGCTGGAGGAGCTGAACCGGACGGACGCCGACTATCCGTCGGATCTGTGCATCCACGCGCTGTTCGAGGCGCAGGTGCAAAAGGCGCCCGACGCGGTGGCGGTGGTCCACGAGGACGAGACGCTGAGCTATGGGGAACTGAATGCCCGTGCCAACCGTCTTGCGCATCACCTGATTGGGCTCGGGGTCAGGCCGGGGGATTGCGTTGCGACAATGCTGGACCGCTCTGTCGCCCTTGTGGTGGCGCAGCTGGCGATCCTCAAGGCGGGGGGAGTGTATGTGCCGGTCGATCGCGCTCTTCCGTCTGCACGACAAGAATGGCTATTGGCCGATTGTGCTGCGCGCCTGGTGCTTGGCAAGAGTGACGATGATGATCTGGTTGAGGCGACGATCCCTGTTTTGCCTATTGAGCCGCTCATGGTTGGAACAGGATGTAGTGCCGATCCTGGCCTGGCATTGAGCGCCGAGGCTGCCGCTTATGTAATGTACACGTCTGGTTCGACTGGCCTTCCCAAGGGAGTTGTTGTGCCTCACCGTGCCGTCAACCGGCTCGTCATCAACAATGGCTATGCGAAGATCGATGCCGGAGATCGTATGGCATGGGCGGGTAATCCCGCCTTCGATGCGAGCACATTTGAAGTGTGGGCGCCGCTGCTTAACGGTGGCTGCATTATTGCAATGGATGCCACCACCATAAGTTCTTCGAATTTTGCCAAGGCACTTAAACAGCAACGGGTGACTTCACTTTTTCTAACAACAGTATTATTTAACCAATATACATCATCGATTGCTCCGACGTTAGCACAACTTAAATACCTCCTCTGTGGAGGCGAACGCAATGACCTTCCCTCATTTCTAAGGTTGCTGAGAGAAGAAGGTCCTGTACGTCTCGTTCACTGCTATGGTCCGACCGAGACGACGACCTTCGCGACAGTCTGCGAGATCACTGCAATTGATGAGACATTCCGCCGTCTCCCGATCGGCCGCCCGATTGCCAACACGCGGGTGTATCTGCTGGACGGTCATGGTGCGCCCGTGCCGTTCGGGGCGGTGGGGGAGCTTTACATTGGCGGGGCGGGGGTTGCGCGTGGCTACCTGAACCGTCCCGAGCTGACGGCGGAGCGGTTCCTGGCCGATCCGTTCAGCGATGAGGCAGGGGCGCGGATGTACCGGACCGGCGACCTGGCGCGCTATCTGCCGGACGGCAATCTGGAGTTCCTCGGCCGCAACGACGACCAGGTGAAGATCCGCGGCTTCCGTATCGAGCCAGGAGAGATCGCCGCGCGGCTTTGCGAGCACGACCGGGTGCGCGAGGCGGTGGTGGTGGCACGCGAGGATACCACCGGCGACAAGCACCTTGTCGCCTATGTCGTGTGTGGACCCGAGGCCGGATCGGACGACGAGGATGGAGGCGGGCTGGCCGGCGCCTTGCGGGCGCATCTGGGCGGGCGGCTGCCGGACTACATGGTGCCGTCGGCATTCGTGCGGCTTGCGGCGCTGCCCTTGACGGCGAACGGCAAGCTCGACCGCAAGGGACTGCCGGCGCCGGAGGACGACGCCTATGCGCGGGCGGCCTATGAGGCGCCGCAAGGCGGGATCGAGACGGCGCTGGCCGCGATCTGGGCCGAGCTTCTCGGTGTCGAGCGCGTCGGACGCCACGACCACTTCTTCGAACTCGGCGGCCACTCGCTCCTGGCGGTGCAGCTGATGGAGCGGCTGCGGCGGCTGTCGCTCGGGGTGGAGGTGCGCACCCTGTTCGCCAGGCCGGTGCTGGCCGATCTTGCCGCCAGCCTTGGCAGCCATCACGAGGTGGCGGTGCCTGCCAACCTGATCACCGAGCAGAGTACGGCGATTACGCCGCAGATGCTGCCGCTCGCCGAATTGGCCCAGCCGGAGATCGACCGGATCGTCGCCACGGTTCCCGGCGGCGTCGGCAACATCCAGGACATTTATGGCCTGTCGCCGCTGCAGGACGGCATCCTGTTCCATCATCTGCTGGCCAGCCGGGGCGATCCATATTTGCTGGTCTCGCAGATGGCGTTTGCCGAGCGTGGCCTGCTTGACCGCTATCTTGCTGCGGTTCAGCAGGTGGTGGATCGGCACGACATCCTGCGCACCGCCTTTGTCTGGGAGGGGCTGTCGAGCCCGGCCCAGGTGGTGTGGCGTAAAGCGCCGCTGCAGGTGAGCGAGGTCGAGCTGAATGACTGTGACGGTTCCGGCGCCGATGAGCTCCGGCGCCGGTTTGATCCACGCCGGCAGCGCATCGACCTTGGCCGGGCGCCGCTGTTGCGGTTTGTGATCGCGCGCGAGCCCGGCAGCGGGCGCTGGCTGCTGTTGGAGCTGCAGCACCATCTGATCGGGGATCACACGACGCTGGAAGTGATGCATGCCGAGGTGCGGCCGTGCTGA
- a CDS encoding amino acid adenylation domain-containing protein — translation MIEQGISLCGWVQPAPALDWYRAKRDVMLRSVFSPFPEQIRWNRPSGGFFLTLALPFRFGADSVDECARCDKVIVMPRSFFALDNSQDCRIRLAFSTVTPEQIRTGVTGLESLCGAAPRAGTVQPTGWSGGIKMTYRTSPTRGSACQSDDRDRQPAARSISSSVVVGSGTLAISCAQLAMAMGHVIGAALSGDAIFAEWATRANIPCVGSVEELSSFLKAEPVDWIFSVANPFILPPDVFGRVRQGAFNYHDGPLPRYAGTHATSWALLAQETEYAITWHRIDDGVDTGDVVVQRQVLIAPADTALTLNLKCYEAAIEGFRELLTGLAKGELTAYPQALVSRSYFPRRRRPDAAGCLRWDRPAQDLSAMTRALNLGPYHPNPLGLPKALVGDEVVTVRRLEVLPQRSGLPAGSLLEIHSSHWRVATGTQDVDVCLGSSDGQGLDARALARHSNLDEGGRLPILSEDEARSITATHELLAPSEDFWRQRLEQLRILQFPFLSSCVAEAPPKRQSSSWFIASALAKLSPNDRTEYLVTAWLIYLARITGETELQLGWTPAPDRSQAGSKAVEVLIASVVPMEVTIDIAHDFEEMRKAVAAEFAQLREHGSFARDLIARYPTLRGLEALRSCQPWPIGITITTDSCSVASDLTSSQSAGAAQCGDLLTFEVCALDGSFRWHFDASRLAPEQIDRMTQHLQTLLRGVMADARQPVGRIELLPADERTYLLEDLNRTAAAYSSERCIHELFEQQVQKAPEAVAVVHEDERLSYDELNARANRLAHHLIGLGVRPDQPVAICLERSPAMVVGLLAILKAGGAYLPLDPAYPCARLRQVLEDAAPHLLLCDAAGRAALGAEALADLTVVDLETATPAWAELLASNPDPRALGLTARHLAYVIYTSGSTGTPKGVMVEHRSLVNLGLAQVGLFGVCSNSRVVQFASFGFDASAWELVMAFGSGAALHLPADEIRHASNKLSDYLRSESITHATLPPALLQASRDLGCLASHVLILAGELPKAELVRSLAPASIVNAYGPTEATVCATVWSCPDDFDGSVVPIGRPIANTRVYLLDGHGAPVPFGAVGELYIGGAGVARGYLNRAELTAERFLADPFSDEAGARLYRTGDLARYLPDGNLEFLGRNDEQVKIRGFRIEPGEIAARLCEHAWVREAVVVARQDRAGDKHLVAYVVCGPEAGSDDDDGSGLAGALRAHLGGRLPDYMVPSAFVRLAALPLTANGKLDRKGLPAPEDDAYARAAYEAPQGEIETALAEIWAELLGSSGSDATTTSSSSAATPLAVQLSSRLSQAVGVALPLTRLFATRCWRSGRKHRQGVEPRWSARAAGDCGRVAS, via the coding sequence TTGATCGAACAGGGGATAAGTTTGTGTGGCTGGGTTCAGCCGGCGCCGGCGCTGGATTGGTATCGTGCGAAGCGCGACGTCATGTTGCGTAGTGTGTTTTCGCCTTTCCCGGAGCAGATTCGATGGAATCGACCCTCTGGCGGCTTCTTCCTGACTCTTGCTCTTCCTTTCAGATTTGGCGCGGACAGCGTGGACGAGTGTGCACGGTGCGACAAAGTCATTGTTATGCCGAGGAGTTTCTTTGCGTTGGATAACTCTCAAGACTGCCGGATTCGATTGGCGTTCAGCACGGTTACCCCCGAGCAGATCCGAACCGGTGTGACTGGTTTGGAATCGCTATGTGGCGCGGCGCCTAGGGCGGGAACTGTCCAGCCCACTGGGTGGAGTGGAGGGATAAAGATGACATATCGGACTTCTCCGACGCGCGGGAGTGCCTGCCAATCAGACGACCGGGATAGGCAACCTGCAGCGCGATCGATCTCCTCCAGCGTCGTTGTTGGCAGTGGAACGCTTGCTATCAGCTGCGCTCAGCTGGCAATGGCGATGGGCCACGTCATTGGTGCGGCCCTGTCCGGCGACGCCATATTTGCAGAGTGGGCGACTCGCGCCAACATCCCGTGTGTAGGGAGCGTTGAAGAGCTCTCGTCTTTTTTGAAGGCCGAACCGGTAGATTGGATTTTCTCCGTTGCCAATCCGTTCATATTGCCACCGGACGTGTTTGGGCGAGTGCGTCAAGGTGCTTTCAATTACCACGACGGTCCATTGCCACGATATGCGGGAACGCACGCGACGTCCTGGGCGCTGCTGGCGCAGGAGACCGAATATGCCATCACGTGGCATCGGATCGATGATGGTGTTGATACGGGTGACGTCGTGGTTCAGCGCCAAGTGCTGATTGCGCCCGCCGATACCGCACTGACCCTGAACCTTAAATGTTATGAAGCCGCGATCGAGGGCTTCCGCGAGCTTTTAACTGGCTTGGCGAAGGGAGAGCTTACTGCCTATCCGCAGGCGCTGGTGAGCAGAAGCTACTTTCCGAGACGTCGACGCCCGGATGCGGCAGGCTGTCTGCGATGGGATCGGCCCGCGCAAGATCTGTCAGCGATGACGCGTGCCTTGAACTTGGGCCCATATCATCCCAATCCATTGGGTCTGCCCAAGGCTCTCGTAGGCGATGAGGTGGTCACAGTCAGACGCTTGGAGGTGCTGCCTCAACGCTCGGGCCTCCCGGCAGGTTCTCTGCTTGAAATCCACTCCAGCCACTGGCGGGTGGCGACGGGTACACAGGATGTCGATGTTTGCCTTGGCAGCTCCGATGGTCAAGGGCTGGACGCGCGAGCCCTCGCCAGGCACTCCAATCTGGATGAAGGTGGTCGCCTTCCAATTTTGAGCGAAGATGAGGCGCGGAGCATAACTGCGACCCATGAATTGCTGGCGCCTTCAGAGGATTTTTGGCGACAGCGGCTAGAGCAGCTTAGAATATTGCAGTTTCCTTTCCTGTCGTCGTGCGTGGCTGAGGCGCCGCCCAAACGGCAGTCGAGTTCGTGGTTCATTGCAAGTGCTTTGGCTAAGCTGTCGCCAAATGATCGCACGGAATACTTGGTAACGGCTTGGCTGATCTATCTCGCCCGCATCACCGGAGAAACAGAGCTTCAACTGGGATGGACGCCTGCACCGGATCGATCGCAAGCTGGCTCTAAAGCGGTGGAGGTGCTTATCGCCTCTGTCGTGCCGATGGAAGTTACCATTGATATTGCACATGATTTTGAGGAAATGCGCAAAGCCGTGGCGGCCGAATTCGCTCAGTTGAGGGAGCACGGTAGCTTTGCCCGGGATCTTATCGCGCGCTACCCGACATTGCGAGGTCTGGAGGCGCTACGATCCTGCCAGCCCTGGCCGATTGGCATCACAATCACGACAGACAGCTGTTCTGTCGCGAGCGATCTGACGTCGAGCCAAAGTGCTGGAGCAGCCCAATGCGGCGATTTGCTGACGTTTGAGGTTTGCGCTCTGGATGGGAGCTTTCGATGGCATTTTGATGCAAGTCGATTAGCACCGGAGCAGATCGACCGTATGACGCAGCACTTGCAAACATTGTTGCGTGGTGTAATGGCCGATGCAAGGCAGCCGGTGGGCCGGATTGAGCTGCTGCCGGCCGACGAGCGCACCTATCTGCTGGAGGATCTGAACCGGACGGCGGCGGCCTATTCGTCGGAGCGGTGCATCCATGAGCTGTTCGAGCAGCAGGTGCAAAAGGCGCCGGAGGCGGTGGCGGTGGTCCATGAGGACGAGCGCCTGAGCTATGACGAGCTCAATGCGCGGGCCAACCGGCTGGCCCATCATCTGATCGGGCTCGGGGTGAGGCCGGATCAGCCGGTGGCGATCTGCCTGGAGCGCAGCCCGGCGATGGTGGTGGGTCTTTTGGCGATCCTCAAGGCGGGCGGCGCCTATCTGCCGCTGGACCCGGCCTATCCGTGCGCGCGGCTGCGGCAGGTGCTCGAGGATGCCGCACCGCACCTGCTGCTTTGCGATGCCGCCGGACGCGCCGCACTTGGCGCCGAAGCGCTCGCCGATCTGACGGTGGTCGATCTGGAGACGGCGACCCCGGCCTGGGCCGAACTGCTGGCCTCGAACCCGGACCCGCGCGCCCTTGGCCTGACCGCGCGCCATCTCGCCTATGTCATCTACACCTCCGGATCAACCGGAACCCCAAAGGGCGTCATGGTCGAGCATCGGAGCCTGGTCAATCTCGGGTTGGCTCAGGTCGGGCTTTTTGGCGTCTGTTCAAACAGCCGTGTCGTGCAGTTCGCCTCCTTCGGTTTTGATGCAAGTGCTTGGGAGCTTGTCATGGCGTTTGGCTCTGGCGCCGCATTGCACTTGCCTGCGGATGAGATCCGCCACGCGAGTAACAAGCTATCGGATTACCTGCGAAGCGAATCCATCACCCATGCGACGTTACCTCCAGCCTTGCTTCAGGCAAGCAGGGATCTGGGATGTTTGGCATCGCACGTTCTCATTCTTGCTGGCGAACTGCCGAAAGCAGAACTCGTCCGAAGTCTGGCCCCGGCATCTATCGTCAACGCTTATGGCCCGACCGAAGCAACAGTCTGCGCGACGGTTTGGAGTTGTCCCGATGATTTTGATGGGTCAGTTGTCCCGATCGGCCGTCCGATTGCCAACACGCGGGTGTATCTGCTGGACGGTCATGGTGCGCCCGTGCCGTTCGGGGCGGTGGGTGAGCTTTACATTGGCGGGGCGGGGGTGGCGCGTGGCTACCTCAACCGTGCCGAGCTGACGGCGGAGCGGTTCCTGGCAGATCCGTTCAGCGATGAGGCAGGCGCCCGGCTGTACCGGACCGGCGATCTGGCGCGCTATCTGCCGGACGGCAATCTGGAGTTCCTCGGCCGCAACGACGAGCAGGTGAAGATCCGCGGCTTCCGCATCGAGCCGGGCGAGATCGCCGCGCGGCTTTGCGAGCACGCCTGGGTGCGCGAGGCGGTGGTGGTGGCGCGCCAGGATCGCGCCGGCGACAAGCACCTTGTCGCCTATGTCGTGTGTGGACCCGAGGCCGGATCGGACGACGACGATGGAAGCGGGCTGGCCGGCGCCTTGCGGGCGCATCTGGGCGGGCGGCTGCCGGACTACATGGTGCCGTCGGCATTCGTGCGGCTCGCGGCGCTGCCCTTGACGGCGAACGGCAAGCTCGACCGCAAGGGACTGCCGGCGCCGGAGGACGACGCCTATGCGCGGGCGGCCTATGAGGCGCCGCAAGGCGAGATCGAGACGGCGCTGGCAGAGATCTGGGCGGAGCTTCTCGGGTCGAGCGGGTCGGACGCCACGACCACTTCTTCGAGCTCGGCGGCCACTCCTCTGGCGGTGCAGCTCTCGAGCCGGCTGTCGCAGGCTGTTGGCGTCGCGCTGCCGCTGACGAGGCTGTTTGCCACCCGGTGCTGGCGATCTGGCAGAAAGCATCGTCAAGGTGTTGAGCCGCGCTGGTCCGCAAGAGCTGCCGGCGATTGCGGCCGTGTCGCGTCATGA